The proteins below are encoded in one region of Aeromonas veronii:
- the fis gene encoding DNA-binding transcriptional regulator Fis, which yields MFEQTLTSDALVTTTHNHAAEPTQRPLRDSVQQALRNYLAQLNGQEVIDLYDMVLSEVEAPMLDVIMQYTRGNQTRAAVMMGINRGTLRKKLKRYGMN from the coding sequence ATGTTCGAACAAACCCTGACTTCTGATGCATTGGTAACAACTACTCACAATCACGCCGCCGAGCCGACCCAGCGCCCCCTGCGTGACTCTGTGCAACAGGCCCTGCGTAACTACCTGGCCCAGTTGAACGGTCAGGAAGTGATTGATCTGTACGATATGGTTCTCTCCGAAGTCGAAGCCCCCATGCTGGACGTGATCATGCAGTACACCCGTGGCAACCAGACTCGCGCCGCCGTGATGATGGGCATCAACCGTGGCACCCTGCGCAAGAAACTCAAGCGCTACGGCATGAACTGA